The following nucleotide sequence is from Populus trichocarpa isolate Nisqually-1 chromosome 11, P.trichocarpa_v4.1, whole genome shotgun sequence.
tttattttgattaaacttaaattattactttttttttatataaaaacaacttattctcatataaatacataaataaattttaagagttTTGTGTGATAGAAATTCGCTATATTAATCTTCAACTGTCTTTTAGattcttgatttgatttttagttggaattaacaactctttttaatattttattgacatgaataattcttaattaattttatcaattatacacatcaaattttatattcataattattttttttgctactAGAAAACTTGTTGATAACATCTaccttttctcttaaaaaaattaatttgcgCCAACTGCTAGTTTAACTAATTTAAACTCCTAATAATTCAAGtgtggattattttttaaaattattttctattatcaTAAAAAGAATTCGTATTGCTATTTAGGTAATGCAGTTTCAAATATTTTGGTGGAGTAAAATTCTAACTACAACATCActtattgaagaataaattcaagatacgtaaaaaatttaaaagtttgattttaataataaaatcttagattttttGAGGTTGCAGTAATTACATTGCGGtggcattaaaaaataataataataataaataataataattgcatCAGTGATATTGTTGAGGCTAAatgaattgtgttattttttaaaataattttttagctaTACCCTTAATCTATGCCTTTTTTATGTTTCCCtcaagaaatttgatgaaaattgaagaaatctccCCCCTTCTATATATTCTCCTAGTGCCGGCCAAGTATGGTTTGTTTGAGTGCTTGAAAAGTGTGTTAAcggttgatttttaaataatttttcgtgctgaaatacatgtcaatgatttttttttattttttaaaaattatttttgatatcagcacatcaaaacgattcaaaacatataaatcatattaaattttaataaaaaaaatttaaattttttgggaacgcgattTGGACCGCATTCCCAAACGCATTCTTAAAAAACCACAGTACTATTTATAATTCCTCTAATCCTCATTAATTACAACAATGCTATCATTTCTTattacaaacacaaacacaaacacatgcTCTAGTATATTGATCAATGTTTTCCAACgagttaatattatatttatttttaaatataaaaacaatattaaaaatatttaaatttttgatgATAATATTGAATCTAAGGTTCTTGGATTTAACACCCACACTCCACAACgggttaatttcattttttttaaatataaaaagaaatatattaagagTTTCTGTTCATCAATACCCTTGAATTTCTCTTAAAATATATCAAGTTGCCATTGTATCTGGACCCCAGTTCTTTTCTGCTACCTTACTCCTAGCTGTATGATCGTTTTGAGGTTGATCGTGACTATAATTAAtacgagaagaagaagaagaagaagaaactagaAAAGTCTGAACTTGCCTCAAAAATCTTCAAAATGAAgtttctctagttttttttttttttttttttttttttttttttttttttttttttgtatatgagATCTGTATGAACTTCATGACCAGTTTtggttattaaattaatatatatatatatatatatatatatatatatatatatatatatataaaatcacccttaatgttaaatgaatatttataattagaCAATAGTTATATgagtttaattttatgattgttttaagttcaaatataagaacaacttttcttttaaaaaaaaaaacaataaattagaaACATGAATATTGCCAAcgtatttaattatcaaatcatGTAACGTGTAACATGCCTACAtgagttaataaaataaaataaataaaatattttttttgaaaaaacaaataatattatttttaaaaaatcaataagttaGGATAAAGTTTTAACtagcttaattaaattaatctgaattttttattatattaattatttgttttttaattttttctttaatttagatACGTTTAGATTCTAAATCAACTTGCTGGCTAATCCGAAATTTATATCTAAGGAAATAAGTTTGAACCTACCAAGTTTTTTCTTCGATGATAATCGACCTTGATATTGTAATAAACACAAAATTCTAATTGCGCAAGGTTCATGGACAAATTCACAACCATTATAATCCTGCTGCTAAACGTTTGACTTAGCAAGTTGAAAGAGACTCCTATCCTTTCTGTACAACCTTAACCTCCTGTTTCAGACAACCTTATCTGCCTGACGTTATAATCTACCATGAAAAACAccttcctttctctttctctccttgCTTCTTGGATTGAAATGAAGAAATTCAACAACAAGCTTGATCTTGTCTTGCTTCTACTTCCTATAATCCTGTTTTTGCAACCCATATCGGCTATTGACTTTGTCTTCAATGGATTCAATTCCTCTAGTGTTTCACTCTATGGCTCTGCCATCATTGAATCTCGCATTCTTACACTTACAAATCAAACATCTTTCCAAATTGGCCGTGCTTTGTACCCAACAAAGATACCAACCAAAGCTCCAAATTCTTCATTTGTGTATCCATTTTccacttcttttatttttgctatgGTCCCTTACAAGAATGTTCTTCCTGGGCATGGCCtggcttttctttttgtgcccTTTACAAGCATTCAAAGCTCTATTTCAGCTCAATATTTAGGCTTTCTGAATCGTACGAACGGTAACCGTTCAGATGATCATCTGCTTGGCATCGAGTTTGATGTGTTCGCAAATGAAGAATTCAGTGATATGAATGACAATCATGTTGGAATAGATGTAAATACACTTACATCAATTAAAGCAGCAGATGCAGGCTATTGGCCTGATAATTCAAGGAGCAGCAGCAATGAGAACACCAGTGATGAGGATAGTAATTCTTTCAAGGAACAGGATCTAAATAATGGTAAAAACTACCAAGTTTGGATTGACTATGAAGATTCTATAATTAATGTTACTATGGCTCCGGCCGGCATGAAAAGGCCTACCAGGCCTTTATTGAATGTGTCTCTTAATCTATCTGATGTTTTTGAGGATGAGATGTATGTGGGATTCACTTCTTCAACCGGACTACTTGTTGAAAATCACAAGATTTTGGCATGGAGCTTTAGCAATTCCAATTTTTCGTTGAGTGAGAGGTTAATCACTACTGGGTTGCCATCGTTCGTTCTTCCAAAAGATCCATTTTATCGGTCTAAAGTGTTCATTGCAGGAGCCACAGTGGGAGGGGTCCTTCTTGTTGTTTCTGCTGCTACAATTATATGGTTTTTGATTAAGAGAAGACAAAGGAAAGCAAGGGAGAGAGAGGAAATGGAGGATTGGGAATTGGAGTACTGGCCACATCAAGTTAGGTATCAAGAAATCGAGGCAGCAACAAAAGGATTCAGTGAAGAAAATGTTATTGGAATCGGAGGAAATGGAAAGGTCTATAAGGGTGTTTTACCAGGAGGGACAGAGATTGCAGTGAAGCGCATTTCACATGAAAATGATGGGATGAGGGAGTTTTTAGCTGAAATTTCAAGTCTTGGAAGGTTGAAGCATAGGAGTTTGGTGGGGCTGAGAGGTTGGtgcaagagagaaagaggagtcTTCATGTTGGTATATGACTACATGGAAAATGGGAGTTTGGAGAAGAGGGTGTTCGATTGTGATGAGAGTAAAATGTTGAGCTGTGAAGAGAGAATAAGAATTTTGAAAGATGTGGCTTCTGCATTATTGTATCTGCACGAGGGATGGGATTCTCAAGTCCTACACAGAGACATTAAGGCCAGCAACGTGTTACTTGACAAGGATATGAATGGAAGGTTAGGTGATTTTGGATTGGCTCGAGTGCACGGGCATGGTCAAGTGCCTAGCACCACGCGGGTGGTTGGAACCATAGGATACATGGCACCTGAGGTGGTTCGAAGTGGAAGAGCCTCAGCTCGAACCGATGTGTTTGGTTTTGGGGTCTTGATTTTGGAGGTCATGTGTGGAAGGAGGCCTATAGAAGAAGGGCAGCCACCTTTGTTAGAATCGGTTTGGCAGTTGATGATGCAAGGGCAGTCACTTTATGCCTTGGATGAGCGACTAAAGGCTAGAGGAGAACAATTTGACGAAGGAGAAGTAGAGAGAATGCTTCATCTAGGCTTATTGTGTGCATATCCTGACTCTAAAGGGCGGCCGACAATGAGGCAAGTAGTGAAGGTCATGGAGGGCAATAATGAGCTTAGTGAGATTGAAAGTGAGGATCTGGATGCATGTTTGCTACAACAGATGAAGTCTACGGATTTGTGGTCGAGTCATTCTAGCCATGGATCGCACCCAacttttgatgaaattagacGACACCACTCATCTTCTATGTCTTTATCTTGGAGCAATACTACTGTGGAGGGTAGGTGAATCTGCAATCAGTTGATGAATTACGCTatctgttggtttttttatgcGAACTAAAATTTGCCAGATTTTTCGTGGCAAGCTTGGAAGAAGCTGCAGAAGTTGGCAGGATCAAGATCCAAGAGCATATAAAACGAAACAGTGGGGAGGGAGCCTTGGTTTtgatttgcattttttctttatcaatgtTTGATAGATTGGGACAATAATGTAGAGGAGAATCCTTTCTTGTTTCTGTACAAGGAATAACTAGCATATTGGTGTACATAAATACAGCAAATCCacagatgttttttttcttaaatttctctTCCTCTTTGCTAACTTGTCACCTTTGTCTTTGCACATTCTTCAAGTTTAAGAAATTTCAGTGGAGTTGTTgatttttcaaaccaaaaaccTCACTGACCATCATGACTAGAAGACGTATTTATATGCATGCTCTAGTCAATTcaccacatatatatatatatatatatatatatatagaagagaataaagccatgttttttttgtcacaTTTCACTATTAGTGGGCAGGGAGGAATATTGTTTTTAGCGAGATAGAAAGTTAAACTTTGTCGTAAAGGTACAAGACTTCTGTCTAAAACGTTGTCtgctattttgaaatttttgcttCTGCGTTTGACTAGGGAATAGACgtgtcattatatatatatatatatatatatttaattacctATTCCACACGTTGATACCACAAAACATTGGTCTAGTGGTAGAATAGTAGTACCCTGCCACGGACGTCATATACCACAATGTCTTGACTTTAGACTGAGagtgattattttcttttatttataaaaataataaattaaaattttgtaaaatatataaaaaaatcaaaatatctttCAACCGATCGATTTcggtttgatttgattattttatattaaaaattaaaattcaatagaccgattttaatttaatttgattattttatattaaaaattaaaaattatgttttttttttgtatttttaggatATTTTAATGTGCTCTTTTTtattcggttcagttttttaatttcaggtttatgaaatcaaaatcaaaactaaattttttaaaaatattttaatctatttaattaatttttttttatgatttaatttttttaatttaattaatttatcggTTTCTTTTCTGACGGTTACTTCAGACTTTATCCCTgtcccttttttctctttttaaatggGCCTGAAGCGCACACTGTTAAGTGTTACACAATGCTCTAAAGCCCATAGAAAACTCATTATTCCCAGCTTAAACATCATTCCCGGGCCGGTCTATACTGTGTATGGATAACAAAATTAATGATGGGCCAATCACAAAACATCATTTCCAggccttaattttttatttttattggcaaATGCTCTATTTTGaatgacaaaaagaaaaaaagagaaaaaaagagtagcatttgtcaataaaaaaaagggtaattttcttagctatttttattttattttatagctttAAATGGATAGACGAATGAAGAGCTAAAATAACTATGGCAAGAACAATTTGCTTTAAGAAAGAGAGCAACAAGGTAGAATCTTTGATGGAGGAAGTCataaccttgttttttttactgcctttttttttatatattttgaaacttagagaaaattaaaaaaaatattctccgagtaaatttagttaattttaataattttgttatttttatttagttttttgtgtgttaaaaaaccatgaaaattaaaaaaaatacaaaaaaactaagaaaataaaaaatatataattgggattgaaattgaacaaataatcAAGTAATACAAATAAAGGTAAGCAGTTAACAATTATTACTTGCGTGGTGAGCAAAACATAAAGTATAATTAGAGACGCGAATTGTTCATAAAATTCTAGAAGTTTAGGGGTTAATTTAGAAACTagagttttaatttaatctttttcgATAAGTCCACAGGtggtaaaggttttttttatatatataaaaaaataattttttttaagggattGATATCAAATGATCAAATGGACGCGTCTTTCATTTTTagagataatataaaatatagtttttcttaAGGTATTGAAGTCAAATGATTCAATCCACAaagtaaaatgaattaaaaaaaattgggataattagtgataatataaaaaaattaaaaaaaatacataataaatatattttttcaaaagaaatggaTGCTGTAAGAGAAACACcgttattttcttaaatataactATTTCTTTACTTAAATCTATGtaattaaagtatattttagaATACTTGATTTCattgagaaattatttaattttggttaaaaatatttagattggTAATACCCTTATCATTATAAAAGAAGATACTTTAACTTCTTGTTGTTACTTCAAATGCATTGCAttacaaaagaaatcaaaagaggtgttgattttattttgagagaaaaaattgtagatttcaatagttttttctccttttttttctagttttaggagaattttttactttgatatcaatttttttttcaatttcatccttacaAGCTATATTAGCTTGGATTAAGgctgataatttgttttaattatcttGCTATATGATTCTCgaggtgtaaaaaaaaaacattccaatgttaaattaatactttatttggtaagaaaatattcaatcttactattaaaataattgaaactttaaaaaccaaattttactctaaaacaaaaatacaacctttttttttaattttttctttactgtTTATGaggcacattttttttttttaagttttggtacttaaaaatttttatttttcattttttattcatgttttctttcgtgttttttatgttttagcccacaacttcattttgtttttttgttttggttcctAAACTTGAGATATAAGAGAAAGAGttgtagaaaaaaacaaagagggagATAAGTGAAAGTAGTTGATTAATCACTTtccaatgagaaaaaaaaaatattattggtgtcaatgagttttatttaattatagggGTTCAAATGATGTGTTTAACCCTTAATCTTGCTAGTGAAAATAGATtggagattgagtttttttttttaatcgagatgaattttgaaaattttgagagattaaaaattgttttgaagttAGATATGGGTTAAATGAAAATTTCGGAGTGTTTCTAAAacattttcatttgaaaataggttgaaaacaagtccttttttttttttttatccaaagaGTTGTTACCTGATATCTTGGTAATTTTTCAACTAACTGAGCTGATCAGAATGCAACTAATAAACAATGAATTTCCATccaatttaagaaaaagaaaaaaaaaggatagatgCTTAGGTttggccatatatatatatatatatatgagagagagagagagagatattgattgattattttattaatcaagaatgttataatcttatttatgaataagattataacattgtttttataatattttcaagatTGTTTTTGCATGCCtttatgatcatttttttaattttatttgggtgGCTTTCTAgcatgtatttattattattattatataattaaataaaaaatagtttcaaaacAATAAGCTGTTAAACCTAATTGGATCTATGACCCAGGTCGCTGGTTTGACAAGTGAATCTAGTTTGACCTTAATCAATCTAAAATGTTGTagtttcaatattaataaaaataaattaaaatgatgacgtttaaaagttttttaactAAGTCAAATCAGGTTTTAACCAAGTGATTTTTGGACCCACAAACTTAATCTAATCACATTAGATCAACTTCCACATCGCTTAATTTGAAACTCGAGCTAATAAAGAAGTCAAGATGGGGGGCTCTAAGCTGACCCTAAGGCCAAGCTAGGTTTAATGACACTGCCGAAGAATTCCCCACAACAACACgtgaataatatattatttttatattttttaatacattcccttcaaaattataacaatattaattttttaataaaaacttatttttatggCTAAGATGAGATTttgtctaaaaaacaaatattattgtaaaaacTTTCTAGAAAAATTGAACACAATAATAGGGTGTTTTAATTAGACaattgccttttttatttttatttttcaatttttttttatgttagttttgattgcttttgattttcattAATGAATGACATAgaacaaaaaagatattttttttaagaaaatattaataagaaaatgaagaattatattagcaatttattttgatgagatCTTAGCCAGATTTGACCAGATTTCTTCACGGGCATTATTTTGTCCTGATTAATTTCCAATTCATACGTGGCCTAAGCCATATAATATTCTATGCCTTGCATATTATCTAAATCTCTTTTATAACTCACTTTTAGCAATTATGGAAATTCTTTTGACTTGTCAAAATCATCTGTTCCGCCAGTATCCAGGCCACTTGTCCAGCATTATGGAATTTATTGTCTAATGGTTCTCACTTCTCATGCACCACACGACTTTTTTGCCCAAATCATTCACTAGGAAAGATTGAATTaggttattaataaaaaagaaaaaaaacccttaattatTAGGTGCTGGAAACTTTCCCTATCAAGGTCAAATTCAATGTCGAGTGATGATTTCCCTACCAAAGCTTATCCTTTTGGTTTCTTCGATGGTGAAGAAATTGATCATTGCTTTGTCGAGAAGGCAAATCTTATGGTATGTAGACCACGCTAAAGACAAAACGAGCAAAGCACGAACTCACCAAACTTTGGCTTGCACTTATTGCACATTTCGAAAGATTACACACGTAAAAGCTAAATCTAATAGCTGAGCAAGCATTTGTATTAGCTTGAAGAAACCATGGGCTAATTGGAGTACGTGTAATCTATCAATTTCCATCCATGCTTTgtcatgtttttgtttgtgtaaCCTTATCAATTCCACGATCGA
It contains:
- the LOC18103030 gene encoding L-type lectin-domain containing receptor kinase VII.1 is translated as MKNTFLSLSLLASWIEMKKFNNKLDLVLLLLPIILFLQPISAIDFVFNGFNSSSVSLYGSAIIESRILTLTNQTSFQIGRALYPTKIPTKAPNSSFVYPFSTSFIFAMVPYKNVLPGHGLAFLFVPFTSIQSSISAQYLGFLNRTNGNRSDDHLLGIEFDVFANEEFSDMNDNHVGIDVNTLTSIKAADAGYWPDNSRSSSNENTSDEDSNSFKEQDLNNGKNYQVWIDYEDSIINVTMAPAGMKRPTRPLLNVSLNLSDVFEDEMYVGFTSSTGLLVENHKILAWSFSNSNFSLSERLITTGLPSFVLPKDPFYRSKVFIAGATVGGVLLREEMEDWELEYWPHQVRYQEIEAATKGFSEENVIGIGGNGKVYKGVLPGGTEIAVKRISHENDGMREFLAEISSLGRLKHRSLVGLRGWCKRERGVFMLVYDYMENGSLEKRVFDCDESKMLSCEERIRILKDVASALLYLHEGWDSQVLHRDIKASNVLLDKDMNGRLGDFGLARVHGHGQVPSTTRVVGTIGYMAPEVVRSGRASARTDVFGFGVLILEVMCGRRPIEEGQPPLLESVWQLMMQGQSLYALDERLKARGEQFDEGEVERMLHLGLLCAYPDSKGRPTMRQVVKVMEGNNELSEIESEDLDACLLQQMKSTDLWSSHSSHGSHPTFDEIRRHHSSSMSLSWSNTTVEGR